The following are encoded in a window of Qingrenia yutianensis genomic DNA:
- a CDS encoding ABC transporter permease: protein MKKVNTKAGTALKRNTFLHEVSNNKILLLMIAPAILYFLVFQYIPMFGVILAFKKYDYALGILKSEWIGFKNFEFFFKSGQAYTVTRNTFLYNIVFILLGNAMQLAAAIFLTEIGSKKVRKISQTCIFFPYFISWVVVGAFVYNLFSFDYGMVNAVLKALSIEPVNVYSEPKYWPFILVVLNTWKGLGYGSVVYMATITGIDTSVYEAAEIDGASIMKRIWHITIPSLRATMVTLVLLALGRVFRGNMTMFYSLVGNNGLLYNYTDVIDTFTFRTLLFSNDIGMSSAVGFYQSVLCFVFIMLANAVVKRIDSDSALF, encoded by the coding sequence ATGAAAAAAGTTAACACAAAGGCAGGTACGGCGCTTAAAAGAAACACCTTTCTGCACGAAGTGTCAAACAACAAAATTCTTTTGCTTATGATAGCTCCGGCAATACTGTATTTTTTGGTTTTCCAGTACATACCGATGTTCGGCGTAATTCTTGCGTTCAAAAAATACGACTACGCGCTGGGAATACTCAAAAGCGAATGGATAGGTTTTAAAAATTTTGAATTTTTCTTTAAAAGCGGTCAGGCATACACCGTTACGCGCAATACATTTCTGTACAACATCGTGTTTATTCTTCTCGGAAATGCAATGCAGCTTGCCGCGGCGATATTTTTAACCGAAATAGGCAGTAAAAAGGTACGCAAAATTTCGCAGACCTGCATATTCTTCCCGTATTTTATATCGTGGGTTGTGGTCGGCGCGTTTGTGTATAACCTTTTCAGCTTTGACTACGGTATGGTAAACGCTGTTCTTAAGGCGCTTTCAATAGAGCCTGTAAACGTTTATTCCGAACCGAAATACTGGCCGTTTATACTGGTTGTTTTAAACACCTGGAAAGGTCTCGGCTACGGCTCGGTTGTGTATATGGCAACAATCACAGGCATAGACACGTCCGTCTACGAGGCGGCGGAAATCGACGGCGCAAGCATTATGAAACGAATTTGGCACATCACCATTCCGTCGCTGCGCGCAACTATGGTGACGCTGGTTCTGCTTGCTCTGGGCAGGGTTTTCAGAGGAAATATGACAATGTTTTACAGCCTTGTGGGCAACAACGGGCTTTTATACAACTACACCGACGTTATCGACACGTTCACGTTCAGAACGCTTTTGTTCTCAAACGATATAGGTATGTCGTCGGCGGTAGGTTTCTATCAGTCGGTACTGTGCTTTGTGTTCATAATGCTCGCAAACGCTGTTGTAAAGCGTATTGACAGCGACAGCGCACTGTTTTAG
- a CDS encoding sensor histidine kinase gives MKKINRLKQKLLHLFSYRILLNAVVLIFTLVPSILLFSMSKSYISNYVMQKYISNYVGSIEAEFSDNISSFVYRANVQSLYFTAKNSLYVTLFNKNLTHDEKYARISDNISAYLKNNTLMSGISIVDKQREVFHFCPIPEDIALKNIDEITKTVNSGKMYMSEGFEYGGNYYFAVAVKMRNYNTNYTAGELVMYIPESALSQMYQTYTLDGGEVFIMHGGKILSHSNKSLIGSEIFLSDKFFDGENTEIGKHYLMSRRAVDANSIIEGLEIVTITPKTVFDNMLKTLNMFLIILLFAAIVFSIPFSVIVSKKLLSEIEILIKNMYSFEKSPTEYEPMFKLYEIRELENVFKNMTRKIGRLIENIKDEKEKQRIAELSALSAQINPHFIYNTLDSISWILLMKNDTETYKIIYALANFFRIALHGGMEVITVEKELTHLKSYLVIQNMRFPDKFEVTYDISGEIMQLKMVKIILQPIVENSIKHGFDKMSEGGKISVKGFLTDNGDIKFVISDNGCGMDFDPLTAKLKPKKGSSGYGISNINRRLKLACGEGYGLKFISEKGKGTTVEILIKPQMD, from the coding sequence TTGAAAAAAATAAACAGGCTTAAACAAAAACTTCTGCACCTTTTTTCGTACCGAATACTTTTAAACGCAGTTGTATTGATATTCACACTCGTGCCGTCAATACTTCTTTTCAGCATGTCAAAAAGCTATATTTCAAACTACGTTATGCAAAAATACATCTCAAACTATGTGGGCTCTATCGAGGCGGAATTTTCCGACAATATTTCGTCGTTTGTTTACCGCGCGAATGTGCAGTCGCTCTATTTTACCGCAAAAAACAGCCTTTACGTCACGCTTTTCAACAAAAATCTCACGCACGATGAAAAATACGCGCGCATTTCGGACAATATTTCGGCATATCTTAAAAACAACACGCTGATGTCGGGCATAAGCATTGTTGACAAACAGCGCGAGGTTTTCCACTTCTGCCCCATTCCCGAGGATATTGCGCTTAAAAACATTGACGAAATAACAAAAACCGTAAATTCGGGCAAAATGTATATGTCCGAAGGCTTTGAATACGGCGGAAACTACTATTTTGCGGTCGCGGTGAAAATGCGCAACTACAACACAAATTACACCGCCGGCGAGCTTGTTATGTATATCCCCGAAAGCGCGCTGTCGCAGATGTATCAGACCTACACCCTGGACGGCGGAGAGGTGTTTATTATGCACGGCGGAAAAATTCTGTCGCACAGCAATAAGTCGCTTATAGGGTCGGAAATTTTTCTCAGCGATAAATTTTTCGACGGCGAAAACACCGAAATCGGCAAGCACTATCTTATGAGCCGCCGCGCCGTTGACGCAAATTCCATTATAGAAGGACTTGAAATCGTCACAATCACGCCCAAAACTGTTTTTGACAATATGCTCAAAACGCTCAATATGTTTCTCATAATTCTGCTTTTTGCGGCGATAGTTTTCAGTATTCCGTTTTCGGTTATCGTGTCGAAAAAACTGCTGTCGGAGATTGAAATTCTCATAAAAAATATGTATTCGTTCGAGAAATCGCCCACTGAATACGAACCGATGTTCAAGCTTTACGAAATACGCGAATTGGAGAACGTTTTTAAGAATATGACGCGGAAAATAGGCAGGCTTATAGAGAACATCAAGGACGAAAAAGAAAAACAGCGCATTGCGGAATTAAGCGCGCTGTCGGCACAGATTAACCCCCATTTTATCTATAATACGCTCGATTCCATATCGTGGATTTTGCTGATGAAAAACGACACCGAAACGTATAAAATCATCTACGCGCTGGCGAATTTCTTCAGAATTGCACTCCACGGCGGTATGGAGGTTATCACGGTGGAAAAGGAGCTTACGCACCTTAAAAGCTACCTCGTTATACAAAATATGCGTTTTCCCGATAAATTTGAGGTTACATACGATATAAGCGGCGAAATTATGCAGCTTAAAATGGTGAAAATCATTCTTCAGCCTATCGTTGAAAATTCGATAAAGCACGGATTTGACAAAATGTCGGAGGGCGGAAAAATAAGCGTTAAAGGATTTTTGACGGATAACGGCGATATTAAATTTGTGATTTCGGACAACGGGTGCGGTATGGATTTTGACCCGTTAACCGCGAAATTGAAACCGAAAAAAGGCAGTTCGGGATACGGAATAAGCAATATTAACAGACGTTTGAAACTCGCCTGCGGTGAGGGTTACGGATTGAAATTTATATCGGAAAAGGGCAAAGGCACAACGGTTGAGATTTTGATAAAACCGCAGATGGATTGA
- a CDS encoding extracellular solute-binding protein — protein MKLTKRIVCLALAFIMCASFAGCGNGSEEANGKITKLKMILVGEKPAIYDEIYGKLNEMLRKDIGAEVEVEYYNYSDLQQKYSLLFSTGEDFDIVFAADWVKYNQQAAKNSFMEITDDMLKKNAPKTYETLTERIKNEAKVNGKMYMIPNTASEYSTYVSLIRGDLREKYGMDEIKTVEDYEKYLENVAKNDKNIIPLVNIVAVGSFWGAYKDGTDRFETPKGTEIYYDIATGKFTKREFEDYYKNQIRKTRELVEKGIIPADIVANKTTDNMFENGKCATYVKNLETSASMAKKLRAQHPEWKIEICDFSVGAKKIANSAVSNGLALNRATKNADKALQFIELLRNDKRYFDLTWYGIEGKHWKADGDNGYISLNADLPKEQKYEPGCVWGWKNESMMRVDKTDIPEKQEILARWKEETVDSDIRGFVFDDTNVKTEMASISSAASQYGGPLYNGMIEASKLDASFKTYQEKLTQAGIDKVFEETEKQYKEYQKTLK, from the coding sequence ATGAAACTGACAAAGAGAATTGTTTGTTTGGCACTTGCGTTTATTATGTGCGCATCATTTGCAGGGTGCGGAAACGGCAGTGAGGAAGCAAACGGAAAAATCACGAAACTTAAAATGATACTTGTGGGTGAAAAACCTGCCATATACGACGAAATTTACGGAAAACTGAATGAAATGCTCCGTAAAGATATCGGCGCGGAGGTTGAAGTGGAATATTACAACTATTCCGACCTTCAGCAGAAATATTCGCTCCTTTTCTCGACAGGCGAGGATTTCGATATTGTTTTTGCGGCAGACTGGGTAAAATACAATCAGCAGGCGGCGAAAAACAGTTTCATGGAAATCACCGACGATATGCTTAAAAAGAATGCTCCCAAAACATATGAAACCTTAACCGAAAGAATTAAAAACGAGGCAAAGGTTAACGGCAAAATGTATATGATTCCCAATACCGCGTCGGAATACAGTACATATGTTTCGCTTATCAGAGGCGATTTGAGAGAAAAATACGGTATGGACGAAATCAAGACGGTTGAAGATTATGAAAAATATCTTGAAAACGTTGCAAAGAACGATAAAAACATTATCCCGCTCGTAAACATTGTTGCGGTGGGTTCGTTCTGGGGCGCCTACAAAGACGGTACGGATCGCTTTGAAACTCCCAAGGGCACAGAAATTTACTACGACATTGCGACCGGTAAATTCACCAAGAGAGAGTTTGAAGATTATTATAAAAATCAAATCCGCAAAACGAGAGAGCTTGTTGAAAAGGGTATAATCCCTGCGGATATAGTTGCGAACAAAACCACAGACAATATGTTTGAAAACGGAAAATGCGCAACATATGTAAAAAATCTCGAAACCTCCGCGTCGATGGCTAAAAAGCTCCGCGCACAGCATCCCGAATGGAAAATCGAAATCTGCGATTTTTCGGTAGGCGCAAAGAAAATTGCAAACTCGGCAGTGTCGAACGGTCTTGCGCTCAACCGTGCAACCAAAAATGCAGACAAGGCTTTGCAGTTTATCGAGCTTTTGAGAAACGACAAAAGATATTTTGATCTTACATGGTACGGCATTGAGGGCAAACACTGGAAAGCTGACGGCGACAACGGATATATCTCGCTCAACGCAGACCTTCCCAAAGAGCAGAAATACGAGCCGGGCTGTGTATGGGGCTGGAAAAACGAATCTATGATGAGAGTTGACAAAACGGATATTCCCGAAAAACAGGAAATTCTCGCACGCTGGAAAGAAGAAACGGTTGACAGCGACATTCGCGGATTTGTGTTTGACGACACAAACGTAAAGACCGAAATGGCGTCAATATCATCTGCGGCGTCACAGTACGGCGGCCCTTTGTATAACGGTATGATAGAGGCATCAAAGCTTGACGCGTCGTTTAAAACATATCAGGAAAAACTCACGCAGGCAGGCATAGACAAGGTTTTTGAGGAAACCGAAAAACAGTACAAAGAATATCAGAAAACATTAAAGTAG
- a CDS encoding response regulator, with product MLKVLLVDDEVIIRQGLKKIIDWQSIGFEIAGEASNGDEAIELTEILSPDVVITDIRMAQSDGIELLRELKKRKTDCEIIVISGYDDFSYVQEAMAANAYSYLLKPVDIDKLYKIMGEVRDKIFAERKTKSEVMAYNTLLEEKITLKLLNGADYEKVVQDNPQYRFPDGNYMTALISIDRKSEPASEKTKAFLSLTEIIDYEVSISENHIIKCFVDNMKYALVISVKNDYCYDAAIKTLNNILTNFSAQTGFTVTIGISGIFRRANKLFRSYEQCNQVLAQKAIMGNNRIIDYILYRAGINGEPTINADAVISAMKSDDFNGARGILDEYFSDVIKRMNIPVSSVKSTVAETAIMIIKTFAPDSDTMMLMFGRIVKPILELEQIEIIVDIQNWLYEIIRSIESRSKIFSIETNNILVKETIALIHDKYDTHITLREAADALFVSTRHLSRCFKQETGMTFNDYLTLYRMRKADILIETGKYKISEAASLVGYSDAKYFSNLYREFKADRQIGVEKNKQA from the coding sequence ATGCTGAAAGTTTTATTGGTTGACGACGAGGTTATCATAAGGCAGGGACTCAAAAAAATAATAGACTGGCAAAGCATCGGTTTTGAAATCGCGGGCGAAGCGTCCAACGGCGATGAGGCGATAGAGCTTACCGAAATTTTGTCGCCCGACGTGGTTATTACCGACATACGTATGGCGCAGTCGGACGGAATTGAGCTTTTGCGCGAGCTTAAAAAGCGCAAAACCGACTGTGAAATTATCGTAATCAGCGGTTACGACGATTTTTCCTACGTTCAGGAGGCTATGGCGGCGAACGCGTATTCCTATCTTTTAAAGCCGGTTGACATTGACAAGCTTTATAAAATTATGGGCGAAGTGCGCGACAAAATTTTTGCCGAGCGCAAAACCAAAAGCGAAGTTATGGCATACAACACTCTTTTGGAGGAGAAAATCACCTTAAAGCTTTTGAACGGCGCGGACTACGAAAAGGTTGTACAGGACAATCCGCAGTACCGTTTTCCCGACGGAAACTATATGACCGCACTCATATCAATCGACCGCAAAAGCGAACCGGCAAGCGAAAAAACAAAGGCATTTTTGTCACTCACCGAAATAATCGACTACGAAGTAAGCATAAGCGAAAACCACATTATAAAATGCTTTGTGGACAATATGAAATACGCTCTTGTCATATCGGTTAAAAACGACTATTGCTATGACGCGGCGATTAAAACATTAAACAACATTCTTACAAATTTCAGCGCGCAGACGGGATTTACCGTAACAATCGGCATAAGCGGAATTTTCAGACGCGCGAACAAACTTTTCCGCTCGTATGAACAGTGCAATCAGGTGCTGGCGCAAAAGGCGATTATGGGCAACAACCGCATTATCGACTATATTTTGTACCGCGCAGGCATAAACGGCGAACCAACCATAAATGCCGACGCGGTTATATCCGCAATGAAGTCGGACGATTTTAACGGTGCGCGCGGTATTTTGGACGAATATTTTTCCGACGTTATAAAACGAATGAACATTCCCGTTTCGTCGGTGAAAAGCACGGTTGCCGAAACCGCGATTATGATAATCAAAACCTTTGCGCCCGACTCCGACACTATGATGCTTATGTTCGGGCGCATTGTAAAGCCGATTTTGGAGCTTGAACAGATTGAAATTATTGTGGATATTCAAAACTGGCTGTATGAAATTATCCGCTCGATAGAAAGCCGAAGCAAGATTTTTTCCATTGAAACCAACAATATTTTGGTGAAAGAAACCATTGCGCTTATCCACGACAAATACGACACGCATATAACGCTCCGCGAGGCGGCGGACGCACTTTTTGTGAGCACGCGCCATCTTTCGCGGTGCTTTAAGCAGGAAACGGGTATGACGTTTAATGATTATCTCACACTTTACCGTATGCGCAAGGCGGATATTTTAATTGAAACGGGAAAATACAAAATTTCGGAGGCAGCAAGTCTTGTGGGATATTCCGACGCGAAATATTTCAGCAATCTTTACCGCGAATTTAAGGCTGACCGGCAAATAGGGGTTGAAAAAAATAAACAGGCTTAA
- a CDS encoding sensor histidine kinase yields the protein MPRFKNSSIKHKLFISQISLISVAFISFFVISVSYFVVKTTDDIWRNMKYSSNITASNVYNYISSMENCVHYASYNTDISDILSQKEVTSLFERQGNYKYVQDTFILTLSNYSIPLSLTLYPVNEGCINFDGVTVDKTANVENTDWYKDLIKTTPKFFYFTENSDGKDKLCIINTIYNPDNYNDITGYIKVSADMEIFEKLLHDTTIQNCDTVLTDKRGNVLCSTAKDGYAKKTRAEFLNLTPDVRSTVKIDGKNYFAIKGVTKNSNYATVTVQSKSNAYKDAYFMFVILFIILTVIALASYAAAHYASRSVIRSLDTLINAMKRANFGELKQIKNYESSNTELNEAIGAFNNMVTSIDNLVEYNTNYSETLKKYEFNFLQMQIKPHFLYNTLDIIQYLAKENKPDDVTYLIKNLSKFYKISLHNKSDFVKIESEIKHISYYTAIENFKHDNSIKLEADIPDEIQNMLIPKITFQPLVENAIKHGILEKDVPEGYIRITADKKDDDVYIYIEDNGVGIEKNKIEDILLQNSYSVGVANTDKRLKLFFGAQYGLSIESEPGKFTRVIVKIRAINADNEDM from the coding sequence ATGCCCCGTTTTAAAAATTCAAGCATAAAGCACAAGCTTTTTATTTCGCAGATTTCGCTCATCTCGGTGGCGTTTATCTCGTTTTTTGTCATCTCGGTTTCGTATTTCGTTGTGAAAACGACCGACGACATATGGCGCAATATGAAATATTCGTCAAACATCACCGCGTCAAACGTTTACAACTATATAAGCAGTATGGAAAACTGCGTGCATTACGCAAGCTACAACACCGATATTTCCGATATTCTGTCGCAAAAAGAGGTTACGAGTCTTTTTGAACGTCAGGGAAATTACAAATATGTTCAGGATACGTTTATTTTGACGCTTTCAAATTACAGTATTCCGCTTTCGCTCACGCTCTACCCCGTAAACGAAGGGTGCATAAACTTTGACGGCGTGACGGTGGACAAAACCGCAAACGTGGAAAACACCGACTGGTACAAAGACCTTATCAAAACAACGCCGAAGTTTTTCTATTTTACCGAAAATTCCGACGGCAAGGATAAGCTCTGCATCATCAACACAATTTACAACCCCGATAATTACAACGATATCACAGGCTACATAAAGGTTTCGGCGGATATGGAAATTTTTGAAAAGCTTCTTCACGATACCACCATACAAAACTGCGACACCGTTCTCACCGACAAGCGCGGAAATGTGCTTTGCTCCACTGCGAAGGACGGATATGCAAAAAAGACGAGGGCGGAATTTTTAAATCTCACGCCCGATGTGCGGAGTACGGTGAAAATCGACGGCAAAAACTATTTTGCGATAAAGGGCGTCACCAAAAACAGCAACTACGCCACCGTGACGGTGCAAAGCAAAAGCAATGCGTACAAAGACGCATATTTTATGTTTGTGATTTTGTTTATAATTTTAACGGTAATCGCGCTTGCGTCGTATGCAGCGGCGCACTATGCCAGCCGTTCGGTGATACGCTCGCTCGACACGCTGATAAACGCTATGAAACGTGCAAATTTCGGCGAGCTTAAGCAGATTAAAAATTACGAAAGCTCAAACACCGAGCTGAACGAGGCAATCGGCGCGTTTAACAATATGGTTACAAGCATTGACAACCTTGTGGAGTACAACACGAATTATTCCGAAACGCTCAAAAAATATGAATTTAACTTTCTGCAAATGCAGATTAAACCGCATTTTTTATATAACACGCTGGATATTATTCAGTATCTTGCAAAGGAAAACAAGCCCGACGACGTAACGTATCTTATAAAAAATCTGTCGAAATTTTATAAAATCAGTCTGCACAACAAAAGCGATTTTGTGAAAATCGAAAGCGAAATCAAGCATATTTCGTATTACACCGCGATTGAAAATTTCAAGCACGACAATTCGATTAAGCTTGAGGCTGACATTCCGGACGAAATTCAAAATATGCTGATACCGAAAATCACCTTCCAGCCTCTTGTGGAGAACGCAATAAAGCACGGAATTTTGGAAAAAGACGTTCCCGAAGGATATATCCGCATTACAGCCGACAAAAAAGATGACGACGTGTATATTTATATCGAGGATAACGGCGTCGGAATTGAGAAAAATAAAATTGAAGATATACTGCTGCAAAATTCGTACAGCGTCGGCGTTGCGAATACCGATAAGAGATTAAAATTGTTTTTCGGCGCGCAGTACGGATTGAGCATTGAGAGTGAGCCCGGCAAATTTACGCGCGTAATTGTAAAAATCCGTGCAATCAACGCGGATAACGAAGATATGTAA